GCGCCCTATCTCCTCCTCTACCTGGACGATCCCACCGGTGCGGCCGCGTCCGCGGCGCAGCATCGGGAGATCCTGGCCCGTTGTCAGACACGCGACGCCCCGGGGGCGGCGGAGGTGCTGCGCACCCACCTGCGGATGGCGGGGGAGCGTCTGGTCGGGCGGTTGACCGATGCCGCTGCCGGAGCCTCCCCGGTCTGAGGGCTCCGCGCGGAACCGGGGGCGGCCGGCAGGGCTCGGCGGTGATCCCGGTCTGAGCGGTGGTGTCGGAAACTCGGCCGGCGTATGGGGGTTACCGTCCTGATCGCTGACTCTTGAATCAGGATATGTAACGCATGCGACGTCGCTCCTCGCTTCTGGTGCCAGGGTTCCTCCTGGCCGCCGCGCTCCTCCCCGCAGGAACAGCCCAGGCCCAATCGGTGGACCGGGATCAGATCGGCGCCTGGTACATGCTGTTCTGGTCCACCCGCTTCGACGGGACCCCGATCGGCCTGCAGGGAGACGTCCAGTACCGGAACTGGGACCTCGGCGGCGACCTGGAGCAGCTCCTCATCCGGGGAGGTCTCACGTGGACGCCCGGGACGCTGCCGCTGCTCCTGACTGCCGGCGCCGCCCACATCACCAGCGGCGCCTTCGGCGACAGCGACGAGACCAGCGCCGAGCGGCGCCTCTACCAGGAAGCGCTGCTGCGGCAGTCCCTCGGCGACGCCGTCTTCCTCCGCCATCGCTACCGCTACGAGCAGCGCTGGGTGGACGGCCAGGACTTCCGCACGCGCTTCCGCTACGCCCTGTTCGCGGACATCCCGTTGAACGGACAGGGAACCGGCGCCGGCGCGCTGTACCTGGCCCTGTACGACGAGCTGTTCATCAACGGCGAACGCGACATCGGGGACGGTCGCAGCGTCGAGCGCTTCGATCGCAACCGGATCTACGGCGCGCTCGGGTACGGCTGGAGCGATCGCCTCAAGGTGCAGGGCGGCTACATGGTGCAGACCGTCGTCGGGGGTTCGAAGGGGCAGATCCAGGGAAGCCTGCACGTCTCGTTCTGAGGCGTGGGGTGGACCCACCGCGCCTTGCGGGCGTCCGATCCCTGACCGCACCCTGCAGGGCCGGCTTCCTCACGGCTCGTCCGGACCGCATGCGCAAGACGCTCAAGTTCCTGCACACGATGGGCTCCATCGGCTACTGCGGCGCGCTCGCGGGGCTGCTGGTCCTGCACACGGCCCTGCCCGATCCGTCGGACCTCGAGCGCTTCGCCACGCTCCGCATCACGATGGGACGGATCGCCGAGTGGGTGCTCCTGCCGTCGATCGGTCTCGTCACCATCAGCGGTCTGCTGGCGATGGGGGCCACCACGGCCTACATGAACGCTGGTTGGGTGTGGGCCAAGCTGGCCTCGGGGATCCTCATCCTCGAAGGGACGCTGGTCTACGTGCAGGCTCCGATGGAGCGCGCCGCCCGGCAGGCCCAGGCGGCGTTGGCCGGCGAGATCCCCTGGGCCGAGCTGAACGCACCCCTCGGTTCCGAGTGGGGATCGTTCTGGGTGCTCATGACGGTGGGCGTGGTCAACGTGGCGCTCGGTGTCTGGCGCCCGCGGTTCGAGCGGCGCTGAGCCTCACCCCGCCGCGGCCCGTCCCGCGTTGCGACCCGAGAAGAGGCATCCGCCCAGGAAGGTCCCCTCGAGCGCGTTGTACCCGTGCATGCCCCCACCACCGAAGCCACTCACCTCACCGGCGGCGTAGAGTCCGGGGATGGGTACGCCGTCCGCGCCGAGCACCCGACCCTCCAGATCGGTCTCCAGACCACCCAACGTCTTGCGGGTGAGGATGTGCAACCGCACCGCGATGAGCGGACCATGCGCGGGATCGAGCAGCCGATGGGGCCGTGCCACCCGCACCAGGCGGTCCCCGACGTAGCGACGCGCGGCGCGGAGCGCCACGACCTGCGCGTCCGTGGCGTCGTCGTCCGTGATCTGACGGTCGCGCGCTTCCATGATCGTGCGCAGGCCCTCCGGATCGATGCGGTGCGGGGCGCCGATCCGGTTCATGCCGTCGACGAGCTGCTCCAGACGATCGGCGACCACGAAGTCCTCGCCGTGGCGCAGGAACGCCGCGACGGGCCCGGGCGCGCCGCCGCGCAGACGGCGAAGCAGCAGCCGGATGCTCTTGCCCGTCAGGTCCGGGTTCTGCTCGCTGCCCGAGAGCGCGAACTCCTTCTCGACGATGCGGTGCGTGAGCACGAACCACGAATGCTCGTGCCCGAGCGACCTGAGGTGCGCGAGCGTGCCCAGCGTGTCGAAGCCGGGGAAGCAGGGTGCCGGCAGACGATTCCCCTCCGCGTCGAGCCAGAGCGAGGACGGGCCTGGCAGGATCCGGATGCCGTGGTTCTCCCAGATGGGATCCCAGTTCCGGATGCCTTCCGTGTAGTGCCACATGCGGTCCGGGTGGATCACCCGTCCGCCCGCCTCGGCGGTGATCTCGCGCATGCGCCCGTCCACGTGCGCGGGAACCCCGGCGACCATGTGCGCCGGTGGCGTGCCGAGCCGGGCCGGCCAGGCCCGGCGCACCAGGTCCAGATTCCCACCGATCCCGCCGGACGTCACCAGCACGGCTCCGGCCCGCGCTTCGAAGGCACCGACCTGCACGCGCGAGCTCGCGCGTCCGCGTTCCACGGCGGACGGCTCCAGCACGGCGCCACGCACGCCCACGACGGCCCCGCCTTCGCGCAGCAGCGCGTCCACGCGATGGCGGAAGGCGAATCTCACCCGACCCGCCGCGGCGTGTGCGCGCACGCGCGCTTCGAACGGCGCCAGCACTCCCGGACCCGTCCCCCACGTGATATGGAAGCGGGGCACCGAGTTGCCATGCCCACCCGGCTGGCCGTCTCCCCGCTCGGCCCAGCCCACCACGGGAAAGAACCGGAGCCCGAGGCCATGCAGCCAGGCGCGCTTCTCGCCCGCCGCGAAGTGCACGTAGGCTTCGGCCCAACGGCGTGGCCACCGGTCATCGGGGCGGTCGAACGCGGCGGAGCCCATCCAATCGCGCAGCGCCAGCTCCAGGGAGTCCTGGATGCCCAGCCGCCGTTGCTCCGGCGAGCCCACCAGGAAGAGTCCCCCCAGACTCCAGAACGCCTG
This genomic stretch from Gemmatimonadota bacterium harbors:
- a CDS encoding FAD-binding dehydrogenase, yielding MQADAIVVGAGLAGLAATVELADRGRRVLLLDQEPEQSLGGQAFWSLGGLFLVGSPEQRRLGIQDSLELALRDWMGSAAFDRPDDRWPRRWAEAYVHFAAGEKRAWLHGLGLRFFPVVGWAERGDGQPGGHGNSVPRFHITWGTGPGVLAPFEARVRAHAAAGRVRFAFRHRVDALLREGGAVVGVRGAVLEPSAVERGRASSRVQVGAFEARAGAVLVTSGGIGGNLDLVRRAWPARLGTPPAHMVAGVPAHVDGRMREITAEAGGRVIHPDRMWHYTEGIRNWDPIWENHGIRILPGPSSLWLDAEGNRLPAPCFPGFDTLGTLAHLRSLGHEHSWFVLTHRIVEKEFALSGSEQNPDLTGKSIRLLLRRLRGGAPGPVAAFLRHGEDFVVADRLEQLVDGMNRIGAPHRIDPEGLRTIMEARDRQITDDDATDAQVVALRAARRYVGDRLVRVARPHRLLDPAHGPLIAVRLHILTRKTLGGLETDLEGRVLGADGVPIPGLYAAGEVSGFGGGGMHGYNALEGTFLGGCLFSGRNAGRAAAG
- a CDS encoding DUF2490 domain-containing protein — protein: MRRRSSLLVPGFLLAAALLPAGTAQAQSVDRDQIGAWYMLFWSTRFDGTPIGLQGDVQYRNWDLGGDLEQLLIRGGLTWTPGTLPLLLTAGAAHITSGAFGDSDETSAERRLYQEALLRQSLGDAVFLRHRYRYEQRWVDGQDFRTRFRYALFADIPLNGQGTGAGALYLALYDELFINGERDIGDGRSVERFDRNRIYGALGYGWSDRLKVQGGYMVQTVVGGSKGQIQGSLHVSF